Within Xanthocytophaga agilis, the genomic segment CAAGGGCGGGAAGGTCCTTTCAGGAGGACAGGAATAAGATTTTCTTTGTTTATAGACCTCTTTTCCAGATGTAGATTTTCAGGTATTGAGACAGCCTTATATAGTAAGCAGATTGAACAGTAATATGGTATCAAAATAAAATAACGTTACAGAAAGAAAAACATTTATATCGGAAACAGATACGTTTCCAATAAAGGAAAGTGGGCTGAAGAGTTCATTCACACAAAGGGACTTTAGTCTGTTTCTTTATAAGAAGCTGTATTTAGTCAAATGTGACCTTACAGGTAGGCAACCAGGATTTAATCTGCTCTTTTTCCTCTGCTGGAAGCGGATTATTTTCCAATGATAATTCCTGTAAGTGGGTCAATGCCGCGATTTCTTCTCCAATATGTAGTAGTTCATTGTTTCGTAATGACAGCTTTTCCAGTTTAACCAGGCAACTGATCTCAACAGGAACACTGGTTAACTGATTCCTCCTGGCTTCCAGATGGGTAAGCTTTTTCAGCTTTTTTATCGCTGAAGGTAGTTCTTTCAGCAAGTTTTTATCCAAATGGAGTCCTGTAAGTCTGGTTAACTTTCCTATTTCTGATGGAAGTTCACTCAGTTGATTTGTACTTATATTCAACCAGGTTAGCTTACGTAGCTTTCCTATTTCCTTAGGAAGCGAACTAAACTGATTATCGGGTATACTTAGGCTGGTAAGTTGACTCAGCATTCCTATCTCAGCAGGTAAGGAAATCAATTTATTACTTTCCAGGGACAGTTTTGTAAGTTTGGTAAGTTTGCCAATTGTTGAGGGTAATTCAGCCAGATGTGCACGACTTACATTCAACTCTGTTAGATTCTTTAAATCAGGTATTGCAGAAGGAAAAACAACCAACTTGTTTCTGTCTAAATTTAAAGACTCAAGTCCGGTTAAATTAGCTATTTCAGAAGGAATAGCAGTTAGTTTATTG encodes:
- a CDS encoding leucine-rich repeat domain-containing protein; translated protein: MRLLFSGQLESIELGLVIAQSLQMNYEELTRDIELVCSWFPIKTVLTLAEKFQFVSSQKIVSLPDCDWKVIPPQIKYLINLQELSICRSQATEVPAEIGMLRNLIHLDLSDNQITHLPVEIGKLTCLLTLKLSSNKLQSLPAEIGNLTQLTYLGLSGNQFRSLSQEIGNLSELVTLYVGSNQLISLPKEIGNLTELVTLDISHNKLTLLPTEIGNLTKLKTLWISYNKLTAIPSEIANLTGLESLNLDRNKLVVFPSAIPDLKNLTELNVSRAHLAELPSTIGKLTKLTKLSLESNKLISLPAEIGMLSQLTSLSIPDNQFSSLPKEIGKLRKLTWLNISTNQLSELPSEIGKLTRLTGLHLDKNLLKELPSAIKKLKKLTHLEARRNQLTSVPVEISCLVKLEKLSLRNNELLHIGEEIAALTHLQELSLENNPLPAEEKEQIKSWLPTCKVTFD